AAGACCGCCGGAAGGTGACGGAACTGCTGAAGCCGGAGCGGATGGGTGTGGTCCTTAGCGATGAGCTGATGCTGCACCCCGAGCAATCCACGGACGCGTTCGTGTTCCACCACCCGGAGGCGAAGTACTTCAAGGTGTGAGTTAAACACCGTTGAAGGCCCGGGCTTGCATGGCCCGGGCCTCCGAAGGTTGCGGCGTGGTGTCTGGAAGTGTCTAGCGGACCAGCTGGCGGTCTCCCGGCTGCCCGCGCCCCAGCTGGGCGAGGACCTGACCCACGATCAGCTCCGGGCTGTTGTTGATCCCGGCCGAAATGTGGCGCTCATCCGCGTCCGGGGCTTCGAGGGTTTCCAGCTGGGAAGCCAGCAACGTGGCAGGCATGTACTCGTGAACCCGGGCGTTGATCCGCTCGCTGATGGTTCCGGCACTGCCGGTGAGATGGACAAACGCGGCATCCCGCGCATAGGAGCGAAGAATCAGCGCAACGCCTTGCGCAGTCCCATGACCCGTTCAACAATGACCACCACGGCCAGGGAGATCAGGATGAGGATGACGGACAGGGCGGCGACGGCGGCGTCCGCTGAGTTTTCCACGTATCGCAGGACCTGAACCGGCAGTGTGGGGAGGCCCGATTCCGCAACGAACAGGGAAATCACGGCCTCGTCGAAGGAGACGATGAAAGCAATGACGCCTCCCGCGATCACGCCCGGCTGGATGATGGGCAACGTGACCCTGCGGAACACGGTCCAGGAGTTGGCTCCCAGGATCCGGGCTGCGGCTTCGCAGGACGTGTCCGTGGTGGCGAGGCTCATCAGCGTGGTCCTGATGACGAACGGAATAGTGATCGCAATGTGGCCGATGATGATGCCCGCGTAGGTGTTGGTGAGCTTGAGCGGCCCGAAAAGGAGGACCATTCCGAGGGCGAGCACAATGCTCGGGATGAGCAGGGGTGACAAGAAGAACGATTGAACCGCGGCCTTCGCTTTGAACTCGAACCTGTCCAACGCCAGGGCTGCCGGAACGCCAAGCGCCAGAACAATGACAGTGACGATGACTGCGACGATGAGGCTGATCCTCATGCCGTTCATGAACGTGCTCTCCTCGGGGAGCATCTCATACCACTTGAAAGTGAAACCCTCCGGTGGGAAGGAAAGGTACTGGTTCGAGGCGAACGAAACAACGAAGACGATCAGCAAAGGTGCCAACAGGAACAAGTACAGCAGGAACACAAGGATGCCGAAGGCAGGCTTGGCCGGGTTGAAGCGTGGCTTGAAAAGGCGGGCCTCGGACATGGCTAACCTCCGATTTTCTTGGTGAGGCGCTGATATACGGCGATGATGAGGCCGAACAAAACCAACAGGATCACAGAGAGCGCTGCAGCGAAGGGCCAGTTCAGCAACCCTGTGGTCTGGTCGTAGATTTCGGTAGCGAGGACCTGGACACTTCCGCCACCCAGCAGCCGCGGCGTAATGAAGGTGCTGATGGAGAGCACGAAGACCAGCAGGAATGCGGTGAGGATCCCGGGCAGGCTCAACGGCAAGGTCACTCTGGTGAAGACCTTGAACTTGCTGGCCCCCAACGAGCCGGCCGCTTCCTCAAGCTGCGGGCTGAGGCGCCCGAAGCCGGAGATCATGGCCAGGATGGCGTAGGGCATGAAGATCTCAACCAAGCCGATGGTTACGCCGGTCATGTTGTTGGTCAGTTTCAAGGGGGTGTCGATGAGGCCCCAGTCGGCAAGGGTGGAGTTCACCAGGCCGTTGGTCCCAAGAATGACCATCCACCCGTACGTCCGGACGACGGCAGACGTCAGCAGCGGAGCGATGGCTATGGCAATGAGCAAGCCGCGCCATTTGCTGGTACTGCGCGCGAGGAACAGCGCCACCGGGTAGGAGACGATGACGCACAGCACGCCCACCGTGACACCCATCTGGAACGTGTCCAGGGTGACGCGCCAGTAGTAAGGGTCCGTGAGGGGCTGGATGTACGTGTCGAGGGTGAAGGTCTCCTCGATGACGCCGTCAGGTGCTCCCTTGTTGAAGGACATCCGGACCATGTAGGCGAGCGGGAAAACGAAGCTCACCACGAGGCCGAGGAGTCCGGGCAGCAGCAGTGCGAGGTAGGTCCGCCTGTTCCGCTTGGTGGTTGCCTGCTCCAGCTCCCCTTCTGCCGCGCCTAGCCTTGGCCGCTGCAATGGTTCTTTGAGCGTGGTCATGATGCGGAACTTTCCGGGGCTTCGGGCAGAAGGTAGGCATCCTGGGCATCCCAGGACAGGTAAGCCGCGTCTCCGAGCCTGGGCAGCTTTCCGCTGGAGGTCAGGAGCTGGGCATTGAGCGTGCGGTCTGCGACTCTGACGCCCACCGAGAGGGCATCTCCGGTGTAGCTGATCCGCTCGATAATGCCGGGGATGGCATCAGTGGCACCCTGCTCCGTGCCAACCCTGAGCCTATGCGGACGAATAACAAGTTCGCGGGTGGAGCCGGCCATGCCCGGAGCTCCCACGGCACCGAACTGTCCCAGGCCTTCCACGTCCACCTTGTAGTGGATTTCACCGTCGGCAGCCGAACCCATCTCAGCTACCACCCTCGCCTTCAGGAAGTTGGCCTGGCCAATGAAGTTTGCAACAAACCGCGTCCGGGGCCGTTCGTACACTTCGGTGGGCGATCCGAACTGTTCAATCAGGCCACCATTCATGACGGCAATGCGGTCGGCCATGTCCAGGGCCTCGTCCTGGTCATGGGTGACAAAGAGTGTTGTGGCCCGTGTCCGTTGCTGGATGGAGCGAATCTCGGTGCGCATTGTTTCGCGCAGCTTGGCGTCGAGGTTGGACAACGGCTCGTCAAGGAGAAGCAAGGTGGGTTCCACCACCAGGGCCCTCGCCAGGGCGATGCGCTGCTGCTGTCCGCCGGAGAGCTCCTTCGGCTGCCGTTTGGCCAGATGGCCCAGTTGGACCATGTCCAAGGCGCTGGCAACACGCTTCTGCTGCTCGGACTTGGACACCTGCCGCATCTGAAGGCCGAAACCGACGTTCTGTTCAACGTTCATGTGCGGGAACAGGGCGTAGGACTGGAACACCATGCCCATCCCGCGCTTGTTGACCGGGGTGTGGGTTATTTCCTTGCCGTCCACCACGATCGATCCCGCTGTGGGATCCATTAGCCCGGCGACCATGCGCAAAGTGGTCGTCTTACCGCATCCCGACGGGCCGAGGAGCGCCACCAGGTGCCCCTCTTCCACCTCCATGTTCAGGCGGTCGACGGCCGGATCAAGGCCGGCTGCGTATCTCTTGGTCAGATCCACGATCGACAATTTGGATTCAATCATTTTCAGTTCTCCTGAAGCGAAGTTGGTCGAGGGGCGCGCTGCCGGGCGCTACTTGGTGATGATTTGGCGCTTCCAGGTGTCGGTCCACTTGTCACGGGCCGAGGACAGGAACTGGACATCGAGGGGAACGATGTTGAGCGAACCATCAGTGGGGACCACGCGATCCTTCACCTCGGCCGGAAGTTCGGCGTTGGTCACGGACGGTGCGTAGAAGAGGGCCTTTGCGAAAGCCGTCTGGGCTTCGGGCGACAAGGCGTAGTTGATGAACGTTTCAGCGGCCGCCTTGTTGGGGGCGTCCTTCACCAGGTTGACCGTGTTGATCTGGTAGACCGTGCCTTCCTTCGGGAAAGTCACGCCCATCTTCTTGTTGCTCTGGTCGCTGTAGAACTGGCCGCGGGCGTTCTGGCCGAGGCCAAGAACGGTCTGTCCCGTAATGACGTTCTGGTATTCGTCCGGGTTGGGTGCGAACGTCTGGACGCCAGGGGCCATCTCCTTCAGCTTCGCAACTGCCTTGTCGATGCTTTGGGTGTAGTCCTCCCCTTCCATCTTCGAGGTGATCGCCGTCAGGGAGAGACCGAGCAGGGACGGAGGAGCGTTGACGTTGATCCTGCCTGCGTATGCCGGGTCCCAGAGCACATCCCAGCTCTCAGGAGCCTTGGGGAACGTGGCCGTGTCGTACAAGAGCCCGACGGCGTCCAGCATGACGACGGGACCGAAACCGCTCTTGTCCTGGAACTTCTCAGGAACATTGGCAAGGTTGGGGACTGCCGATTCATCGATCTTGTCGAACAGGCCCTGGGTGTTGCCTGTGGTGGACACGGAGTTGTCCATGATCGCCACGTCGGTTGCGGGATCGTTCTTCTGACCCTGCAACGCGCTCAGCATCTCCGCAGATGACCGCTTCGACGAGTAATTGATCTTGATGTCCGGGTACTTGGCCTTGAAGGGTTCGATCACGGCTGCGTTGTACTGGTCCTGCCAAACACCCGCGTAGGCGATGAGGTTGATTTCCCCCGACGTGGCGCTGGAGTTGCTGGTGCCGGCGCTCCCTGAACCACCTCCGCACCCGGTGAGAACGAGTGTGGCCGCGGCTGCCGCCGCCAGCACCACTTTGCCTTTACTGAACAGATTCATTAATTGACTCTTTCCATGTGGAGGAAGAATTTGACGTCGTCAGCAAATGTCTTCCGAGGGTGCAGGGAAATGTTTATTTCTATTGGGGTAGAAAAGGGAAAATATTGATAAGGATGTGTTCCCGGCTCTCAACCTAATGCTGGAGATATGCATCACACAAAGACCTATTGAGTATCCCTCCATAGCTTTCCCTTATGACGCCCGGCACCCACGACGCCGCCATGACCGGCCTGTTGGCAAAGCACCCGAGCGGGTCATCTGATTTGCTTATGCAGGTATCAGGATTTGATCTTGGTCATGAGCCGCCCCGGAACCTAACGTGGTCTCGCAGAAGGCAGAAAGCCTTAACGAGTTCGGGATTGCGATTGGGAGGCTAACGTGAAGAAGGTCCGCATTTTTCCCGACGAATCACGGAGCGGCGCGCCGCTATTGGCAGCCAGGACAGGATCCCACTGCCCAGCCAATGGATTCTGGCTGCCGGAAGGCAGCAGCGGACAGCCGATCTTCGTTTTCGAAGGCAGTGTTATGCCTGCCAGCGAAACGGGCGCTGTGGTTTGGCACCTTCAGGCATCGGCAGAGACGGGGCGGGCGGCACCCTGACCTTCCGCAGCCGTTCCGGACTGGCCGCTCAGCGGCTTCGCGCGTCTCAGCGCCGCAAGCACCGCGCGTCCCACCAACGCGATACCCACGATCGTGGTGACTGCCCGCAGGGTGTCCCATCCCGCCGTCGAAGTGATGAACGAATACAGCAGGAAGCTACTGAGGTTGGCGGACAGCGGGGCGCCCGGTACGTAGGAGATGCCCGTCCCAGCGCCCACTGCGAAAGGCCAGAACCACAGGTTGGTCAGCAAACCGAACACGTAGGACGCCACAACGCCGTAAGCGCACAGCATCCACAGCTCGGCCTTGCCGCGCACGTTCCGGGGCAGGAGGCCGGCCCCGGCGCCGACCCAGGCGCACGCGAAGATCTGGAACGGCGACCACGGACCAATACCGCTCCACAGGGCACTTGAAACAGCGATCGTCGCAGCGCCCAGCAGCATGCCAAAGCGGGCACCGAAGGCGCGGCCTGCCAGGATCAGCAGGATGAAGACCGCTTCAACGCCCCCGACGCCGGTGCTCGCCACCCGGATTGCGGAACCAACCGCTGCAAGGACTCCGAGCAGCGCTACTGTGTGCGCCGAGCGGACGGAGCCGTCGAGGGACACGACAATGGCCACCACCGCCAGCGGCGCAATGGCAAGAGCCGCATAAGGAAGTGCGGCTGCGGCATCCTGGGGAAGCGCGGCTGCGACCAAGGGCCAGCAAAACGCTCCCAGGGCCAGCACGTTTGCTGCCGCGAGGATGGCCACTTCGACGGACCGCGGCATGCGGAAATGCCGGGTAGGGCGGCGGGTAGCGTGCAGTGCGGGCATGGCAACGTGGTCATGCCTTGGGTTCGCACCATGCAGGGAGATGGACTCCGGCATCGCCTCCGCCGGAACAGCCGGAGCAGGAGCTGGCGCAGCAACTGGCACGGGAGTAGGCCCGGGAACAGCGGGAGCCACACCCTCACGCATCGGGAGTATCCGGGCGCCGATTTGCCGGGCGAAATCAAGATCGTGCGTGGCAATCAGGACCGCCGCGCCCGTCCCCGCCGCCGCACGCAACGCCGTCGCCACGGCACCCCGGGCTGTGGGATCGAGGCCCCTGGTGGGTTCGTCGATGAGGAGGACCTGGGGGTCGTCGGCTGTCTGCAGGGTGATGGCAGGGATGCGCCGCTCCCCTGCCGAGAGATCCCGTGGGTGCTCGGTTCCGCCGGGCATCCCTGGCTGTCCACGAAGGAGTGCCAAGCGGGCCCAGGCCGGGATGGTTGGTCCGGCAACCGTATCCCGTCCGCCGGCGCTGGCTGCATGCCGGGCGGTGCGTCGATCTGCCGCACGGAGTTCTCCTGCCACGGTATCCCGGGTGAAGAGGTCATCTGAGGCGTCGGGTACCAAGGCGATACGGCCGCCGTCGATCTTCGCTTCGCTACCGGTTCCCTCGCCGAGGGCCAGAGCAACCAGCAGCGACGATTTTCCGGCACCGTTCGGCCCAACCAGCGCCACGATCTCGCCCCGGTGCACGGACAGCGAAGCATCGCGCACCAACGCTTTACCGTCCCGATGCACTGACAGGTTGCTCGCGGAGAGCACGCGTTCGGCTCCCCGAGGCTCTTCGATCGCCGCCGACGTCGGGCTTTCCTCGACCGGAAGCGAAGGTGCGGGTGCAGCGGCCGGTACCAGGCCGCCGTCGTGCATTGTCCACCAGGCGTCGGCGATCGGCACCAGGGGCCGCGCACGGTGCTCTGCGACGATGACGCAGGCTCCCGACTCCCGCGCGAGGCTGTTGAGGACGGCGATGACACGGTGCCGGGCATTCGGGTCGAGGTCGGCGAGCGGCTCGTCCACCAGAAGCACGGGCGGGCGGTCCACCACCGCGGCGGCGATGGCCACGAGGGTCGCTTCCCCTGCCGAAAGTGTGCTGAGGTCCCGGTGCAAGAGCGCCGTGACGCCGATGCGTTCCGCGACCTCGAGCGTCCGTGCCTTGGCGTCCTCGCGCGGTTCCCCGCGCAATTCCAGCGCGAGCGCGATCTCGTCCTCAACGCGCGTGCTCGCGAAGGCGGCCCGCGGATTTTGAAGCACGACGCCGATCAGACGGGCCGTGTCGCGTGGCGGCGCATCCGCCCTCTTCACAGCGCCGACGTGGACCGTGCCGGAGATATTTCCGCCGTCGACGTGGGACAGCAGGCCGGCAATGCCGCGAAGAATGGTCGATTTGCCGGAGCCGGTGGGGCCGGTGATCACGGTGACCGAACCGGGCGCAGGACGGAAATTGTCGATGCGGAGCCGGGTGCTGCCGATGGTGAAGAAGGCCTCATTGATCTCCACGGGTGCCCGGCCGGTTCCGTGGGGCGCGTGCCGGCTGTTCCGGCTGCCAAAGCCGCGCAACTCAAGGGCCGCGGCTACCCGGCTGGCATGCTCGAGCGTGCGTTCCAGCATGGGCACCAAGGCCCGCGGGCCGAATTTCTCGCCCCTCAGCCGGAAGGCCAAGCGGACGGAACGAGCGGCGTCGGCGAGCGCCGGAAGCGCGGCCCACGCGACCACCAGCGTGCGCGCGATGCCCTGGAACGGACCGCCGCGGGCAAGGCGCACAAACCCCCGGGCTACATCCACCCAGGCGTTGACCAGGCCGAAAGCGAGAATCAGGCCAGCGATCGGCAAGGCCGACAACACCGCGTCCCACAGCCCCGGTGCGGTGACAGGGCCGAGCAGGACGACGTGGGCGAACGGCGCCGGCAGCCTGACCGGCGGCAGGTTGAGAAGAACGGGACCGTCGGCGCCCGCTCCGTTAAAGAGGATGCGATAGATGACCCGCGCCGCAACGAAGATAACGGCGAGTGCCGCTGCAGCGCGTAACGGTGCGGGCCTGAAGGTCATGCCGTGGGTGTGGCGGGTGCGCCGTCAACCGTGTAGAGCAGTTCCAGGCTCTCGCCCGGCTTGACCTGCTGGGTGGCCAGGCCTTCCTGCGCGTAGGTCCAGTCACCGGAGGCGGGCTTGATCCAGATAGCCCAGTAAGCGAAGGCTGCCGGCATGGTGGCGCATTCTTCGCGGTAGGTGCCGCCCTTGTGGGTGATGTCGAAGTCGGCAGCGGGCACGCCGTTGACGCGGCAGACCAGCTCGGCGGGGTACTGCTTGGTGCCCTCGGTCTTCACGTCGGCTTGTTCGAGGACTTTGGCTGCGGTGGTGGCCTCGCTGACGGGCACGCAGACGGACTCGGTGGCGGCAGCTTGCTTGATGGCGCCGGAATCGACAATGACCTTGACGCCGTCGCAGGGGCCGGAGTCAGCGGCTGCGCTGGCAGAGGTGCTTGATGCTGCTTCGCTGGAGGTCGCGGTGGGGTTCGGCTGGGTGGAGGCCGGCGTGGAACATGCTGCGAGGGCGATGAGGAGACCGGCGGCGGCGAGGGTGCTCGCGGCGGCGGTGCGGATCTTGGGAAAAGTCACGGATTAAGGGTAGGGGTTTTAGGCGTTTTGGGGCTTGGGAACAGCCTTGTGTGACGCCGGGTGGCATGCGGTCTGCGTTGTCCTATGCCGCCGGCCCGGTCCTTGCGCCCGCCACCTTGGCCGGGGCGCCTTGGCCCGTCGCTGTCGATTGGACCTCAACAATTGTTGAGGTCCTAGGGTAGTAGGGACCCCGGAAACCCGGGGACTGCTACGAAAGCGCAGGCCCATGCCCCCCCTCCAGTGCCCCCGCAGACTCAACTCCCACGATGACCGACCTCTTCCGCAGCGCCTTCCGGTCCCACCCTGCCGGCGTAACTGTAGTGACCGCCGTCGGGCATTCCGGGCCGGTGGGCCTGACCGCCTCCTCTGTCGCGTCGGTTTCCGCGGATCCGCCGGCGCTTTCCTTCTCCCTGTCCGGCAGCCGTTCCGCCGAGCAGCTGATCGAGGCTGAAACGGTGGTGGTCCACATGATGGCTGCCTCCCAGGTGGACCTCGTGAAGGTGTTTTCCAAGCCCGGCACAGAGCGGTTCACCGCCGGCATGGACTGGACGACGCTGCCGACCGGGGAGCCTCTTTTGGGAGGAGTCCTGTGGGCGCTGCGCTGCAGGATCACGCACAGGGTTCCGGTAGGCGCCTCGATCCTGCTGGCGGCGGAGGTGCTTGAGGTTGTGGGTCAGCCTGGACAAGGTACGCCGCTGGTCTACCATGACCGCGGTTTCTACCGGCTGACGGAGGAGGCGCGGATCGGGTAGAAGAGCCCGACGGCGGCAGGCGGGCCGAGGCTGGCGCAGATCTACTGTGGCGTTTACTTGACACTTCAACTTATTGCGTGCGACGCTAGTTGTAGCTTCAACTAATGCGTAGCGACAGTCCGACTCTCAGGACGACGCTCCCCCTCGTTCGAACGGTAACCATCATGAATCAGTTCTCCCCCGCCGCTACCACGGCAGTGACCGTCCTGCGGGTCCTCGCAGGCTTCGTCTTTGCCGCCCACGGCTGGCAGAAGTTCAGCCAGTTCACCATTGCCGGCACCCAGGCGTCCTTCGCCGAAATGGGCGTCCCCGCAGCAAACATCGTCGCTCCGCTCGTGGCGACCCTGGAACTTGCCGGTGGAATTGCCCTGATCCTGGGCGTGCTGACCCGCGTGTTCGCCGCACTTCTCGCCGTGGACATGCTCGGAGCCCTGTTCCTGGTTCACGCACCGGCCGGCGTCTTCGCGGCCGATGGTGGCTATGAGCTGGTCCTGGCCCTGGCTGCGGCAGCAATCGCTATCGCGCTCTTTGGCCCGGCCAAGTTCTCAGGTGATTACGCCCTGTTCAGCCGGACAAGGTTTAAGGCCCTCGTCTAATACCGCGTGGCCCCTCCACCCAACGAAATGATCCCCGTGAACTTCCTGTCCCACCTTTTTGGAAAGAAGAAGAAAATGACTGATATCACCATCATCGGAACCGGCAACATGGCCCGCGGCCTGGCAACCCGGGCAATCGCCGCCGGCAAGAGCGTCCAGCTGCTCGCACACGAAGACAAGGCCAAGGCCCAGGTTCTCGCTTCGGAACTCGGCGGCCAGGTCTCAACCGGGGTGGTGGGCGACGAGCTCACCAGCAACCTCGTGATCCCGGCTGTCTACTTCGACGCAGCCAAAGCCATTGTTGCCCGTTACGGCGATGCCCTGAACGGCAAGGTCTACGTGGACATCACCAACCCCGTGGACTTCGCCACCTTCGAAGGCCTGGCAGTGCCCGCAGACAGCTCTGCTGCCGAAGAACTCCAGAAAATCACCGGCGCAAGCGTCGTCAAGGCCTTCAACACCACGTTCGCGGCGACCCTCGGTGAAGGTGCCGTAGCAGGACACGTCCTTGACGTCCTGATCGCCGGAGATGACGAGGCCGCAATCCAGACCGTCGTCGACTTCGCCGCCGGAGCCGGGCTCAACCCGGTGGTCGTCGGCCCCCAGCGCCGTGCCCGGCAGCTCGAGCAGACCGGCTTCCTCCACATCCTGCTCTCCGCCAATGACGAACTCCCGGCGTACCAGTGGAACTCCGGCCTGAAGCTGGTCCCCGCCGCGTAGTCCTGGTCCCCGCCGCGGTCCTGGTCCCCGCCGCTTAGTCGAAGTACCGAGGCATCAACGCAGGCCGCGCCCCATACAGTGGGGTGCGGCCTTGTTGTCGAAAGGTAGGCTGCGACGACGAGAGTCACCGGGATTAGGTCGGTTTCATGATCCAGTCGGCAAGTTCGGCAGCAGTTTCTGAAGTAATGACATGACCGCCGGGATCTTTGTGGGCCTTCGTGTTTGGTGGTGTTACGGGAGCCGGAGAGCTGGGACGCCACCAGTTTGCGGAGTCAGCGCTGGGGCATTCCGGCTTACGGCCCGGCGGGATCCCTTAGGGCGTTGAGCTGCCGTATCACGCTCCGGTTCGGGCTGGGTACGTCAATCCTGCTGGCAGAAAAGGGGCGAATTGGGCTGGTACGGGCAGCATCCCTAGATTTACGAAACGTCCATTATCGGCCTTTGTCTTACACAGGCCTGAGCGAGTCTGTTGCAGATTTACCGGCAGGGCGCAAGGATCGTATGCTCGTGGAAGTCGAGGAGTTTGCGTTCCCCAACGTCCGTGTGGATCCAAATAACGCCCAAATCAGGGTCTGCCATATCAACGGTGCCTTGCCAGCGGGTGCCGGTTTTATCCCATGCTTCAATTCGGTTGCCGGGCTCAAGGTATTGGAATTCGCTCATATTCTTGCCTCCAACGTGCGACCTGCCGTGCCCGTCGTGTCCGTCATGAATCCAGTTTGTGAAGATCAGATCCGATGGTGCTCCCAATCTGTTCTAACAGTGGCCCAGCTTGGTTGATGCATTGGGACAGATCGGGCTGCAGTTCCCGCAGAGAGTAGGCCCGGGTGAAACCGGCGAGCTCAACTTGCGAAGCGTCCAGGGCGATTTTTCCGCAGACTGCAATCACTGGTACACCGTGTTCTGAAGCGATGCGACTGATACCCAGGGGCAGCTTCCCGCCGAGGCTTTGTTCGTCCATGTTTCCCTCACCGGTTATTACGAGTGTTGAGTCCGCAATGTAGTGATTCAGTTCCAGTATGTTTTGGAAGGCAACGACTCCTGGTTCGATTCGCGCAGCCAGGACTGCGATGACAGCGTAACCGAGCCCGCCCGCAGATCCCGCTCCTGGTACCGCGGCAGCTCTAATAGCCCGAGGACCGATCTCTTGCTCCATACTTGCGACTAGATGCTCAAGTCCGGCTTCGAGGCGCGCGATGTCGGTCATCGTAGCCCCCTTTTGGGGTGCGAATATCGCTGCTGAACCCTCAGGACCGAGCAATGGGTTGTTAACGTCTGTTGCCAAAACGAATCGTGCCCGGCGAAGTCTCTTATCCAGGTTGTCCAGATTCACTGAGGCGAGGTCCATCAGAAACCCCCCGCCCTCGTGCAGAGGTTGACCGTTGGCATCGAGAAATTCGGCACCAAGTGCCGCTAGGAATCCAGCCCCACCGTCAGTGCAGGCGCTTCCTCCAGCCCCGATGACGATCTTGTTACAGCCCAGGTCCAGGGCTGCGCAGACGAGTTCTCCTACTCCTCTACTACTAGCGGTCAACGGAGCGGGTGCACCCCCTGGGAGAAGGGCTAAGCCAGCGGCATTTGCCATCTCAATAACGGCTTCGTTGCCCCGTGTTGCAAATTCTGCGACAACTGGACGTCCCGTGGGACCGCTGACTTGAACGAGACGGCTGCTGAAGCCTGCACTGATCACCGCTTTTACTGTGCCTTCGCCACCATCAGCGACCTGCAGCTGTTTGACCTGAACGTCTGGATGCACGCTGCGAAGACCAGCAGTGAGATGGGCGGCGACCTCTCGTGAGGAAAGGGAGCCCTTGAATTTATCTGATGCGATGAGAACCCGTGCGTGTCCATTCGGGCGCGGATTGGCAAGGTCCATCTAGATCCCGCTTGTCTGCAAAAATCCAGACATCCGGAAGGCAGCCAGTGCCGGGTCCTGGAGCAGGCCGGCCTGGTCGGCCAGTTCGAAGGTCTTGGCGAGGTGGCAGACGGAGCGGCCGGAGTGCAGGCCGCCGACCATCTGGAACCCGGGCTGCTTTCCGTTGAGCCAGGACATAAACGCGATGCCGGTCTTGTAGTAGAACGTGGGGGCGCTGAAGATGTGCTTGCCCAGTT
The Paenarthrobacter ureafaciens genome window above contains:
- a CDS encoding ABC transporter permease → MSEARLFKPRFNPAKPAFGILVFLLYLFLLAPLLIVFVVSFASNQYLSFPPEGFTFKWYEMLPEESTFMNGMRISLIVAVIVTVIVLALGVPAALALDRFEFKAKAAVQSFFLSPLLIPSIVLALGMVLLFGPLKLTNTYAGIIIGHIAITIPFVIRTTLMSLATTDTSCEAAARILGANSWTVFRRVTLPIIQPGVIAGGVIAFIVSFDEAVISLFVAESGLPTLPVQVLRYVENSADAAVAALSVILILISLAVVVIVERVMGLRKALR
- a CDS encoding ABC transporter permease, producing MTTLKEPLQRPRLGAAEGELEQATTKRNRRTYLALLLPGLLGLVVSFVFPLAYMVRMSFNKGAPDGVIEETFTLDTYIQPLTDPYYWRVTLDTFQMGVTVGVLCVIVSYPVALFLARSTSKWRGLLIAIAIAPLLTSAVVRTYGWMVILGTNGLVNSTLADWGLIDTPLKLTNNMTGVTIGLVEIFMPYAILAMISGFGRLSPQLEEAAGSLGASKFKVFTRVTLPLSLPGILTAFLLVFVLSISTFITPRLLGGGSVQVLATEIYDQTTGLLNWPFAAALSVILLVLFGLIIAVYQRLTKKIGG
- a CDS encoding ABC transporter ATP-binding protein yields the protein MIESKLSIVDLTKRYAAGLDPAVDRLNMEVEEGHLVALLGPSGCGKTTTLRMVAGLMDPTAGSIVVDGKEITHTPVNKRGMGMVFQSYALFPHMNVEQNVGFGLQMRQVSKSEQQKRVASALDMVQLGHLAKRQPKELSGGQQQRIALARALVVEPTLLLLDEPLSNLDAKLRETMRTEIRSIQQRTRATTLFVTHDQDEALDMADRIAVMNGGLIEQFGSPTEVYERPRTRFVANFIGQANFLKARVVAEMGSAADGEIHYKVDVEGLGQFGAVGAPGMAGSTRELVIRPHRLRVGTEQGATDAIPGIIERISYTGDALSVGVRVADRTLNAQLLTSSGKLPRLGDAAYLSWDAQDAYLLPEAPESSAS
- a CDS encoding ABC transporter substrate-binding protein, which gives rise to MNLFSKGKVVLAAAAAATLVLTGCGGGSGSAGTSNSSATSGEINLIAYAGVWQDQYNAAVIEPFKAKYPDIKINYSSKRSSAEMLSALQGQKNDPATDVAIMDNSVSTTGNTQGLFDKIDESAVPNLANVPEKFQDKSGFGPVVMLDAVGLLYDTATFPKAPESWDVLWDPAYAGRINVNAPPSLLGLSLTAITSKMEGEDYTQSIDKAVAKLKEMAPGVQTFAPNPDEYQNVITGQTVLGLGQNARGQFYSDQSNKKMGVTFPKEGTVYQINTVNLVKDAPNKAAAETFINYALSPEAQTAFAKALFYAPSVTNAELPAEVKDRVVPTDGSLNIVPLDVQFLSSARDKWTDTWKRQIITK
- a CDS encoding ATP-binding cassette domain-containing protein, whose protein sequence is MTFRPAPLRAAAALAVIFVAARVIYRILFNGAGADGPVLLNLPPVRLPAPFAHVVLLGPVTAPGLWDAVLSALPIAGLILAFGLVNAWVDVARGFVRLARGGPFQGIARTLVVAWAALPALADAARSVRLAFRLRGEKFGPRALVPMLERTLEHASRVAAALELRGFGSRNSRHAPHGTGRAPVEINEAFFTIGSTRLRIDNFRPAPGSVTVITGPTGSGKSTILRGIAGLLSHVDGGNISGTVHVGAVKRADAPPRDTARLIGVVLQNPRAAFASTRVEDEIALALELRGEPREDAKARTLEVAERIGVTALLHRDLSTLSAGEATLVAIAAAVVDRPPVLLVDEPLADLDPNARHRVIAVLNSLARESGACVIVAEHRARPLVPIADAWWTMHDGGLVPAAAPAPSLPVEESPTSAAIEEPRGAERVLSASNLSVHRDGKALVRDASLSVHRGEIVALVGPNGAGKSSLLVALALGEGTGSEAKIDGGRIALVPDASDDLFTRDTVAGELRAADRRTARHAASAGGRDTVAGPTIPAWARLALLRGQPGMPGGTEHPRDLSAGERRIPAITLQTADDPQVLLIDEPTRGLDPTARGAVATALRAAAGTGAAVLIATHDLDFARQIGARILPMREGVAPAVPGPTPVPVAAPAPAPAVPAEAMPESISLHGANPRHDHVAMPALHATRRPTRHFRMPRSVEVAILAAANVLALGAFCWPLVAAALPQDAAAALPYAALAIAPLAVVAIVVSLDGSVRSAHTVALLGVLAAVGSAIRVASTGVGGVEAVFILLILAGRAFGARFGMLLGAATIAVSSALWSGIGPWSPFQIFACAWVGAGAGLLPRNVRGKAELWMLCAYGVVASYVFGLLTNLWFWPFAVGAGTGISYVPGAPLSANLSSFLLYSFITSTAGWDTLRAVTTIVGIALVGRAVLAALRRAKPLSGQSGTAAEGQGAARPVSADA
- a CDS encoding flavin reductase family protein gives rise to the protein MTDLFRSAFRSHPAGVTVVTAVGHSGPVGLTASSVASVSADPPALSFSLSGSRSAEQLIEAETVVVHMMAASQVDLVKVFSKPGTERFTAGMDWTTLPTGEPLLGGVLWALRCRITHRVPVGASILLAAEVLEVVGQPGQGTPLVYHDRGFYRLTEEARIG
- a CDS encoding DoxX family protein encodes the protein MNQFSPAATTAVTVLRVLAGFVFAAHGWQKFSQFTIAGTQASFAEMGVPAANIVAPLVATLELAGGIALILGVLTRVFAALLAVDMLGALFLVHAPAGVFAADGGYELVLALAAAAIAIALFGPAKFSGDYALFSRTRFKALV
- a CDS encoding NADPH-dependent F420 reductase, whose translation is MTDITIIGTGNMARGLATRAIAAGKSVQLLAHEDKAKAQVLASELGGQVSTGVVGDELTSNLVIPAVYFDAAKAIVARYGDALNGKVYVDITNPVDFATFEGLAVPADSSAAEELQKITGASVVKAFNTTFAATLGEGAVAGHVLDVLIAGDDEAAIQTVVDFAAGAGLNPVVVGPQRRARQLEQTGFLHILLSANDELPAYQWNSGLKLVPAA